aacatttaaacgATATAATGAAAATTCATGTTTTAGAATGATTGACAGATAGATGTCATACCTTGATGGATTGGGAGAAATTGCAGCTGGCTGGAAATTTCCAGACTGGGCAGGGCTATGCATGGAATTTTGAGTCATCTTGAACGGCGGTACCATTTGTGGCTGCATAACATCTGTTTAGAAAAgaaattatatgttttttttttttattactatgaAGTTCACCTGTATAACTCTACACAATTAAATCATAAAATCAAAAAAATAGGTATGTTTATTCATACTTTTCTCCCTGAAGATGCCAGGGTTCCTGGCCAGCATGGTTTGCAGCAACAGTGGCGCATCTCCCTCTGGCTCATCGCTTCCGAGGTTGTCCTTCAGCTctctacaacacacacagtaattcaGTAAGTGGAAGCAAAATAGACATGTGACACAGCAAAAACCAACAGGCAAACACTaacagtatatatagtatagagtataattattaaaattaaagaaaaattaaaattttaCCAAACATAGACTAACTTGTTTACTTACATGTGCTCTGTGGAGACCTGGTTGAGGCCATGGGCTAGCTGGGAGGCCAGATTCTCATCCCTACAGCCCAATAGGCAGGTGACTTCCTCCGCGATCCTCCCATTGTATAGCAGACTCTTAGTAGTTGTGGCCGGAAGAGGGGAAGGAAGGGGCAGCTGGTTCAACACTGAGGCAACAAAAAAAACGTGGggaggtaaataaataaaagatatagaagacagacagagagagaaaacaagcatGAGCAATAGATTATTTGTTGTACAACACAGGAGAGATGGCTGTAGACACAGCAACAGGTAGGATAGACAATCACAAGAGCAAATGTGCATCTGTTCACACAGAATATTTTAGCTTGAAAAAGGAGACAGGAAGGAAAGTGAGATAATGTAGAATGAAGACAAGTCCGTCTCACTCACAGTCTGTGAGGCTAGCGATCCCAGCAAGAGTGGTGATGGGAACATGAGGCATATCCCCATTCATGCTGAAGGTGAGGGTGGGGGAGTGTGTTGATACACAGGTAGATCAGGGGGTCGATGGACGACACCGTCCTCACATCTCCTGACACCTAGAACATATAGCATAACATAGCATAAAGATAAAGGCAAAAGACAGGGGTATGACGTGTATTTATGAAGGAGtacaaagcagaaaaagagcAAAATAGTCAATATCTTTCAATGTCCTCGGATGTAGAGTAAATGATAAGACTTTTGTTATGCTGGTATGTCTCATATTTTCTTAAGAGGGGAGTGTTGCAACATCTGGAAGTCACAAATGAACTGCTTTAATATATCCtgtcaataaaaataatacactGTATTCTTCACATTTCACCCTTTCTCTAGTaagtattacagtattatttatGTATATCGCTTATCCACAGGAGAGAAATCCACAGAACTTCCTGAGTGTATTACAGTAACACAGATTTAAAAACATCATGCCACTAGCATAATGATAGTGCAATCTtaagaaatatttttaaaaaatgcacgAAAGACTGAATACAGAGCTGAAGGTTCTAAAAGAAGGTCACAAACCTTGACCCACGAGGGTCAATGTTTGACCCTCATAGGCTGTTGCTTAATCAcacttttttattatattagttACATAGATCATTTCTAAtttgttgctgctttttctAAGCACAAAATACTGAGGAAGATCCCTAAATGCTCTGAATTTTTGTATTGTAGAGCAAGTTAGTCACTACACTGCTGCTCAATATAATATCCTGTCACTTGGATTTTTAATAATAGGGATATGCAATATGCAAATATTCAGTGCATGCAGAATATACTATTACGTTGTTATGACGATTACCCTACCATATGAACACAAGTGTTTATTAGCttaagagaagaggaagagaaacttATTTATCATTCACTGATAAGTATAAAAATACTTTGAAGTATAACAGCCCTGTACTAATGCAATGCAGTAAATTATGACAGCCTTAGAAAACCATAATGCACAATACTAGTGTAGTAAGTAATGTACTAGTTTTCTCCAACTATTTTCTGAGTGATATTATATGTGTTTAATCTTACAAATACAGTGAAAGTTATACAGTCAAATTATGTAAAGCACTAGCATAGAAAATTTCCTACTTGTCAATAATTTTAAAGCAGAGTGCTCTGAGCAGAAAGCTGGTTATTATGATACATCAGTACACATCAGGGTGCTGCATTCCACATAAATTGTCTTAAATGATCTTCCTTGTCAGGTGCCCTTAACGTAAGAAAGGGCAAGGATTCAAAGTAAGAATGtacagaagattaaaaaaacattaaaaagcctGGTGCAATTTTCAGACTCTATAAATGCACATCGCAACTCACcaataaacaaaaatatgcCAAAATGAGATAAGTGTGAGGTTCTTTTATCTAGACAAtcgtgtgtgtgtacctgtaatATTAGTAATAATTATAACATTATTAGCAGCAATACACTGAAAGGAACTATATCATTATAATAGAATACCTTTCTGAAGAATTCTGTGCAGTCTCGGGTGGACTCACTGACATTTCAGATAAAAAGTCCTAATCCTTCACTCTGTTGAAAAAGAGAACATTACTCAGTATTAGATTCTACAACATATCAAAACTAACAGTATTTAATTTGTCTCAGTTGGCCTAACTAAGCAAAAACAGTCCAATAGTCATAAGTGACAAGGCATCAAACCTAAGTACAACACGTGCATTTAATCAAGTTAGAACTGTTTCACAATCATCTCAGAATGCCAGTTTGCACCGTGGCTATTATACGTATAAGTAACGCTAACTTTTCAATATTAAACTCTAAACTGGAAGAGACCTGGCTGCAGGCTGGTGGCTGAGGTCAGACACTGTAGACCAACGGGATCGTGCGCAGCGTAGCCTTGTGCGCACACTACTGCCGCGGAGAGCGGGCGACTGTAAACACAACATCAAGCGGAGGTATCGTTGGAAAGCTCGGGCTACGTGGGCTCGCGCTGCACGCAGGGGCTTGGCTGACAGCTGTGGGACTGACAGGCAGGAGGCAGCACAAAGGAACAGATGCACTGTGATGGTGGCGGCGGTAGTGGGGGTCTGCATCATCCAGCCGCCACCGTGCGGATCCTGCGAGCTGGCCAAGTTGGCGAACGCGAACAAACTCCATTAACTGGGCCACCAGAACGGCGCCCGCTACTACAGGGGTTAAAGTGTATTCCAAACTCCAGCGATCGCAGAGGCGTGCAGCCTGCGCTCACTACGTACTCAagtcaaaacatttcaaaacagGACAGCATCCAAATCCAGCGCCGCTCCGGCCAAAGGCTCCGGTAGAGCAAAACGCGTTGGGACGCAAATCGGCCAAAACAATGAGCATACGTTGAGTTGACGACAACGTCCATTTGCGTGTTTATACTAGTGAGATGAATTACCTGCTGCAGCCCGCTACTTGTGGACAAAACCCATCAACGTTCACACTGCCAAGAAGTTGACTGCCTGGATGTTCCGAGCTAACCACGAAGCCCCCGTTACCATTGACGATAGCGGCTAAGATCACAAACGCGAGCTGACGAACATTTGCTAACAACAATAGTCGTGTTTTAATAGTTAGCTAGTTATGCTAACTAGCTCTAAGTGTAGTTAGTTGGTTAGCTCCTAACGCTACTCTACGTTCAAATAAACAGGAGGCAGTTCAAATAATACGAGGAAGCGCCAGTCGGGGTTGCGCCGATGAATGCTGGCCGATTCGTCGGAAGCTCGGAATAAATGCGATGGGTTTGTGCGGCCAGACGTAAAGGCGACGGCACGGATTGCATATTCCGTGGCAACGGCCCAATCCTCGGGCTCGACAAATGACATCCAGTTGAGGCCGTGCGCCTCGGCAGGGCAAAAACACACCTAGCTAGCTTGGCTGGCTAGTTCGCTAGCTTCCGTTACCTCCCGGTCAACGATAAACGACGCCGTAGGTGGTCGTGCAGAAGAGCATTCATCAATGTTGTTGTTAATAATCGCAATTGACGAAGTTTGCTTGGTAAAGATAGATATGTGGTTATATTTACCTTCGGATGTTGCGTTCAAAGGGAGGGGAATGTTTTAGCTTGGTTGTGTCCGTATCTCTAGCTccccctttcttctctctcGCAGCTCCTCCAGAAGGAACTCGACTGGCTTGCCAGCTAGCTGCTGGGCTAGCTTGCTAGCTATCAACAATAATCCGGGTCGGACTGATTCGTTCTTCTTCCGTCACTCAAGGGTGAATGTTTCAACGTACATTCATGGGGAAACATTCGTTCTTCGCAGTTTCAGTCGGTCTGTGCCGACATAAGCAATGAGTGCAGCCAATTTCGACAATAAATGAGAAATATGACGATTGTTGCGATCATCAAGAGGCTCTCCTTTCGTAGAACAAAATGCCGACCGGAAGTTCTGCCGTCTGACTGACCAAAGATCTCAGGAGTGACTCCCTCCATCGGCGCCAAACAAAATACCAGGCGGCGTTTCGTGTTTGTGCCGCTAGAGGGAGCCATCGGACAGGTTTACCTTACATGCCCCATTCACTGTCAAATGTCAGAGAACGCAAAATTTATATCCCCATTTTTATAAGTGCTGCGATAAAATCTGTTTTGCAAGTGTGGAAGGTACAATAGCGTAACTTAATTTAAGATAAACAGTCCATTacataaatacagtaacaaAGAGTATACATGTGAAATTAAAGTTCACTGTGAAATCTGGAGTAATAATACTGTACTGACCTCTTTCTTAACTAATGAAAAATGATCAATAAATATGTGTTTTAGGTAAATACAATATTAATCCATGTGTGTAAGCAAAGGCTAGTCTTATGTTtgttacatttaaaatgtgtacAGTAATTAGAATCACTACTTGAACATGAGCAGAATataaattaaaagcaaaacaggacACATGTTCTGCTTGAAACAAACTAGATGTTTTGTTCTGTAGAGTATTCtgtaattttaaataaagtgtATTGTCCATAATAAACGCACGTTTTTTTCTGTCAAATCACTCTTTAACCTCAAGGTGTCAGCATAAGCATCTAGTTAAATATGAAGGCCTACTGAGACGTTGTGTGAAAAAACTTGAAGAACAATAGATCAAGGGTTCCAGTCGCTACTTGTCTTAATGAATGTCGTTATTACTTTCAAACACtgaaggtaaatttgacatgaGAAGTAACTAAACAACGATTTAAGGGATAATAACACTTAAGAGACTTAATACATGTGGGTATTTagataaataaatgacacaactgctgatttcatttttattaaaaaaatcaatgtaaAACAAAACTACAAATGTTATTCCATCTTCTTTGTGTGTATGCACTCACATGTTTGTTTGAGAGAAATGGTCATATCACCAGCACCTGTAAACAAGACATCTATTCCATTTCCTCAAATATAAAGAAAAGCATTTGACCCTAACAATCAGTTTCACATAAAGAATGAGGGATTATTAGTTTGGTCACTTACAAGAGCATTGTTCCAGTACATTACATACACAATTCTCAAGTAATGCGTTACCATTCAAATCTACAATTAATGTACAGTTTATCTACACTTCTCTATACAAACAGAATATTCAGAAGTTTCTATACAAAGCAACTTGTACATGAATGTTACATTTGTTATAATTCAAAAGAGCTACAATTCAAAACATTGCTTACAAATTAACTAAAAAAAGATGGGGAACGAAATGAAGTCCAATATTTATACCACATATTTCTATGTTATAGCAAAATTTAAGATTATCTACTGGATGTGAATAAAATTTGACAAATCCAACCTACTACCTAATTGCTAATTTAACATAAACCATATTTTAATTCTGACATGCAAATGTTTAAAGCAAATACTTTTAAAACCTTATGAAAGTTAAATACGATTTATAAGAAACATAATTGTTGTGTTTAAAACAATCCTATTTTTTGTGGGTTAACAATTTGTTTGGACATAAATTGGAATAATAACTAAGATGTACAAaggtttattaatatttttggtagtttttttttattttttatttttggtgcCGGTTACACTTTTCAAATAATTCAACTTAAAGAGAAAACGTGGCTGTGTGACTTTGGTTTGTCAGCCTCAATGATTGTTGTGATTGGTTTGAGGATGTGTAGTCGAGACAAACGACTTATTAATCCAGATTTGGAAAGACTAGGAACACAAGCATCTGTTCCctaatgttaattacatgtttcatgtttcctAATCCTATAGAACTGTACAGAAGTTTATAAATTGGCAGCTGAGCGTAATCTATAAAGCTGATATACTACACAGATCTTTACCATCATTTCGACCACACTGTTCATATGCAACACTACTCAGTGAAAACAAAGGCAAATCAAAAGGATAAAGCCAGAAACAGTCTGTGCAAATATGACCTCCGACCTTCTGCAGAATGCGACCCACAGCAGTACTGGCCTCTACGGTCAGCAGAGTTCTGAGCGTAGTGGAATATGACATGAAGACCACAGACCACTCAGAAAATTACCCATGGGAATCATCACAACACAAATTCTTAGAAGAAGCAGGTAATGCGAATGCTGTCAGGCCTCTAATCTGAGTCTAGGAGAACATATTGTCTAGAGTCGCCTTTTATTCGTCACATGAGATGAACAGCAGTGCTTTTCCTAATAGTGCGTGTGACCCGAAGCGCGACGCGCACCCCTACATCTTGGTCTCGCTGTCTGCAGGCCTCTCGTTCTCGTACTCGTTCTCCTGGCAGATGAGCTGGTACGGCTTCTTttccgcctcctccaccacagagTTGCCCGTTTCCGGGTCCTTGTTCTGCAGCTCGTGGCGGGACAGGTGTTCAACTATACCTGCACCGATGGAGTCGCCGAGGACGTTGGTGGTGGTGCGCAGTCGGTCCCTGAGGAGAGACGGAGGAACAGGTGAGCAGaagacaggaaaaaaagagtTCTTATCATGACGTCTGTCTAATACCTACAGGAACCAATCCACAGCGATGATGAGGGTGATGTCATCGGTGGGCAGGCCTACCGACGTGAGCACGATCACCATTGTAACCAGGCCAGCCTGAGGGATTCCAGCCGCACCGATGCTGGCTGCGGTGGCGGTGATACTGATGGAAACACAGTGTAACAAGTGGAGACAGCAGGAACGTTGCATGAGTTAAATTGTGTGACGAAATCATCCAAGCTAACAACAAGACCTCCATTGTTTATGGCATTAAACAGTTTAGTTTCAAATATTTTCTTTGGAGCCTGTGGTTTTGAGGCCTGGCTGCATTTCACGTGGGTTAAGTGGCATTTCTACCAATAATGAGAAACACATGTAAGTGAAATGCTCTCTTTAAACTGTCAGAGCGGCAGAAGTGATGACTGAATCGCAATTTCTTTGAGGCTAAACTGTACAAAACCATGCAGAGTTAAGTACGGTGTAGCTAGTGATGCTAGTTAATGCTTCAAACGCATCACATACCTGATGGTGAGAATCTGTCCAAAGTTGAGGTCATAATCGTTGACCTGAGCGATGAAGATGGCTGCCAGGGCTTCGTACAGAGCCGTGCCGTCCATGTTTATGGTGGCGCCCACGGGGAGCACGAAGCGGGTCACGCGCTTATCCACCTTATTGTTCTCCTCCAGGCATTTAAAAGTGATGGGCAGAGTGGCGGAGCTGGGAAGGGGTCAGAGAGACAGGACGTGAGAGCAGCACGGGAGCGGAAACGGCTGCTAAGCTGTAGCGTAGCCTCAGATCCAGACTCCTCATCGCCTCTGGCTGCAGCCCGAGGCGGTCGGAACCCGTCCACACACCTGGAGGACGTCCCCAGGGCCGTTATGAGCGCCTGCAGCAGCCCGGCGATGTAAACGAAGGGGTTCTTCCTGGTGATGACGAAGTAGAGCGTGGGCAGGACCACGATGGCGTGGATCAGCAGGCCGCAGATCACCGTCACCGTGTACATTCCCAGCTGGCCGCCCATGGACGTGATGTCGTCCATCTCCACGATCTTGCCGGCAATCAGGAACAAAATACCGACGGGCGCGTACCTGAGGGGCGATGAGGGGCCGTCACTGTGAGTCTGCGCTCGTTCATCGCGACCCCTCCGTTCCGCCGCCGCTCCCCGCACTCACCACATGATTATCGCGACCAGCCTCATTATGGCCTCATTGAGGCAGTCAAAGAAGTCCTTGAGGGGCTGCCCCTGCTCCCTCATGCTCCCGATGATCAGGCCGAAGCACATGGAGAACACCACCAGGCCCAGGGCGTTCACCCCATTGACCGCCCCCGGCACCGGGATCATCTCCTCCCGGGTGATTTCCTGGCTACCGTTGAGTGCGAATACCGTGTCGTTCACTGTCATCTTCACATGAACGATCCTTTTGGCGTACTGCGTCTTGAACTAGACCAATAGAAAGACACAGACAGGTAAAAAACGATCCGATTCCAGGCTTCTTCTTTTCCAATGCAGACAGGTTGGAGAATTACCTGTTTGGTACAAGCCTCAACAAGGTTTGGAGGAAACATGTTTCTGGAAGACACAACAGATAAGTTATAGTTGTGTTATAAGCTCATTTCAATTCagcgaaaaacaaaacacagcaacaacataaaAACCTTGTAGCCAAAGCCTGACACTGGTTTGGGTCTTCAGGCTTCGGCAGTGAGTGTGGGGATACCTGATGAGGTCCAGGAAGGCATCAGCAGGGCTGACCTGTtctatctgctgctgcttggtgaaCTCATCCTTCGATCCTTTCCCTGGGTGAATAATGAGCACCATGACAATACCGATGAACACCGCAATGACCGTGGTTATGGTGTAATACATCACCGCTCTCATCCCCATCTTGCCAGAAGCCCTGCTGTCCAGAGCTGCCATACCTGCAGAGGACAAGGCGTAGAGGTGGAGTTAAACCAATGTGATACTTGGAATGTAAGTAAATGTGCTTTATCTATATGGAAACAAAACTCATTTTAAAAGGTTGTGAGGTTGTACACAGGTGAATCACTAAATGACGTCCCTGTG
Above is a window of Betta splendens chromosome 9, fBetSpl5.4, whole genome shotgun sequence DNA encoding:
- the slc1a3a gene encoding solute carrier family 1 member 3a, which codes for MTQSNGENPQRTRSGLHQIRAGIQSRSLRAKKRVENITKNDVRGFFVRNAFVIFTVAAVIIGIILGFALRPYNMSYREVKFFSFPGELLMRMLQMLVLPLLVSSLITGMAALDSRASGKMGMRAVMYYTITTVIAVFIGIVMVLIIHPGKGSKDEFTKQQQIEQVSPADAFLDLIRNMFPPNLVEACTKQFKTQYAKRIVHVKMTVNDTVFALNGSQEITREEMIPVPGAVNGVNALGLVVFSMCFGLIIGSMREQGQPLKDFFDCLNEAIMRLVAIIMWYAPVGILFLIAGKIVEMDDITSMGGQLGMYTVTVICGLLIHAIVVLPTLYFVITRKNPFVYIAGLLQALITALGTSSSSATLPITFKCLEENNKVDKRVTRFVLPVGATINMDGTALYEALAAIFIAQVNDYDLNFGQILTISITATAASIGAAGIPQAGLVTMVIVLTSVGLPTDDITLIIAVDWFLDRLRTTTNVLGDSIGAGIVEHLSRHELQNKDPETGNSVVEEAEKKPYQLICQENEYENERPADSETKM